In Armatimonadia bacterium, the genomic stretch TTGCAGGTGAAGCGGTAGTCGGCCGGCGTCCACTCCACGGGGGTCTCCTTGAAGGCGCCGGAGTCCTTTTCGGTCTGGCCCTCCGAGGCGATCTTCCAGGGCCTCGTGGCATACACTCCTTCGGCACTAGCAGCGAACCAGTCGGCGAGGACCTTGAGGATCCAGCGGCACTCGTCATCAAGAGTGCCGTCGGGAAGCTGCGGGAGGTTCAGCAGGAGATTGCCGTTCTTGCTGATGATGTCGACGAGCATCTGGATTACGTGAGCCGGAGTCTTGTAGATGCGGCGGCTGTCGTAGAACCAGCCGCCGACGCAGGTGTCGGTCTGCCAGGGCTGCTCGGCGACGTCGCCCACCTGTCCGCGCTCGATGTCGAGGACGCCCACGCGGTAGACCTGCTGGTCGGTGTTCTTCTGGTTGTAGACGGCCTCGTTGACGCCACCGTGCAGGCCGGCGCTGGTGTTGTACAGGTGTGCGATGATGCTCAGCCCGACCTCGTCGAAGGGCACGCCGCCGTCGGAGTAGAGCAGATCGGGCTGGTGCTGGTCGATGAGGTCTTTGATGCGCAAGAACCAGCGCTCGTGCCACCAGGGGTTCGAGGTGTACCAGTCGCCGCCCTCGCCCTGATTGGGGAGGTAGAGGTCCTCATAGTCGGGGTCATTGCCATCATAGGGCACGCCGGCATAGGGACCGGTCTCGTCGGCGTACTTGTTGAAACGCATCCAGGAGAAGGTGGCGCCCAAGTGCTCGGAGAGGCCGAAGCGCAGGTTGCGCTTGCGAGCCGCCTCCTGCCAGAGGGCGACGATGTTGCGGCATGGCCCGACCTTCGTGGCGTTCCATCGGTTGTGCTGCGAGTCCCAGTTGTCGAAGTTGTCATGGTGGGCGGCCTGGGCGACGAAGTACTTGGCCCCGGCAGCGGCGTAGAGGTCCATGAGACCCTCGGGATCGAACCTCTCGGCCTTCCACTGGGTGAGGATATCCTTGTAGCCGACCTTCGAGGGGTGCCCATAGACGCGCCAGTGATGGTGGTAGATGGCCTCGTTGGGCTGGTACATCTTGCGTGCGTACCAGTCGCCTACCATGGGGACGCATTGGGGTCCCCAGTGGGCCCAGATACCGAACTTGGCGTCGCGGAACCAGTCAGGGCACTGGTACTGGCGCAGGGAGTCCCAGGTTGGCTCGAAGGGACCTTGTGTGATCTGGTCGGAATGAGGGGTAGTCACCGGGCGCATCTCCTTCAGCGTGAGTGTGAGTTACCGGGTGGTTGATTCGAAGGGGCCTGTCCGCGCTAAGGCTCGAGCGCTCCGTGGGCCCGGTTGAACTGCGCTGCCCGCTCGACGAGAAGCGGGTGCGTCTGACTGGTGAGCGTGCGGTCGGGCTGCCAGGGGAAGTGCCACACCCACAGGGCGGCGAGCGAGATACCCTCCTGCTCGATCAGGTCGATGCAGGAGCGCGTCCACTCGGCCTGCGGGTCGTCCTGGAAGGACGGGGTATCCTGGCCGAGCTCGCCGACGAACAAGGGGCTATTCGTCGCGTGAACGACGCGGGCCTGCGAGCGCAGCAGGCTCAGGATGTCCAGGCCCCAGTTCGGGGGAGCGGTTGGTGGCGTGGAGCTGCCGTAGACATGGAAGCTGAAGACGTCAAGCGGCTCGGGCTGCGAGGCCAGGTTGTTCGCCATCCACTCGCGGAGTGTGTCGGTGCGGTACTTGAAGTCCGGGAAGGTCTCGCGGCGACTGGTGCACTCGGGCCGCACGTGCGAATCGCCGCTGGTGACGAGGTGGTTGGGATCGAGGCTCTTGATGAGGGTGGCCTGGTCCTTGTAGAGCTGGAGCATCATCGACCA encodes the following:
- a CDS encoding alpha-L-fucosidase: MTTPHSDQITQGPFEPTWDSLRQYQCPDWFRDAKFGIWAHWGPQCVPMVGDWYARKMYQPNEAIYHHHWRVYGHPSKVGYKDILTQWKAERFDPEGLMDLYAAAGAKYFVAQAAHHDNFDNWDSQHNRWNATKVGPCRNIVALWQEAARKRNLRFGLSEHLGATFSWMRFNKYADETGPYAGVPYDGNDPDYEDLYLPNQGEGGDWYTSNPWWHERWFLRIKDLIDQHQPDLLYSDGGVPFDEVGLSIIAHLYNTSAGLHGGVNEAVYNQKNTDQQVYRVGVLDIERGQVGDVAEQPWQTDTCVGGWFYDSRRIYKTPAHVIQMLVDIISKNGNLLLNLPQLPDGTLDDECRWILKVLADWFAASAEGVYATRPWKIASEGQTEKDSGAFKETPVEWTPADYRFTC